Proteins encoded in a region of the Pseudomonas sp. GOM7 genome:
- a CDS encoding DUF3158 family protein: protein MAHDLSQEGANDLYRRMAHDSSLKGLLKPFKGKGDYRELEQSAREALVTLNQMMDRLVSVSDHQQIAHRNIVLRVHKAKSGVGYLRWRTMRHAADQSMGFQLWKKVVQDPLTGPQTRTNLLILEKQRMALNMQASVMQYIARQAAECAQKAEMADQAFSLN from the coding sequence GCGCATGGCGCACGACTCCTCCCTAAAAGGCCTTTTAAAACCTTTTAAGGGTAAGGGGGACTACCGCGAGTTGGAGCAGAGCGCGAGGGAGGCATTGGTCACGTTGAACCAGATGATGGATCGTCTGGTGAGCGTTTCTGATCACCAGCAGATAGCTCACCGCAACATCGTGCTCCGGGTTCACAAGGCCAAATCAGGTGTTGGGTACTTGCGCTGGCGAACCATGCGTCACGCAGCAGACCAGAGCATGGGATTCCAGCTCTGGAAGAAGGTGGTGCAAGACCCGCTCACAGGCCCGCAGACCCGCACCAATTTGCTCATTCTGGAGAAACAGCGAATGGCGCTGAACATGCAGGCATCAGTCATGCAGTACATCGCACGCCAAGCCGCCGAATGCGCCCAGAAAGCTGAGATGGCCGACCAGGCTTTCTCCCTCAACTGA